GATGTCTGGTCGaattatcaaaagtaaaagTGAACATATCACATATCTTTCTCTTTCTCGCCGTTTCGTTACTCGATACGAATGCGTAACCCTAAAGTGAGCGTACACTGGGAAGTCAAACTATACTTCCTGCACCCTACTGAGGAGCGGACCTTACTTCCACCCCGACAGAGACAATTCTCTGTTGCGATTGCTTCAGTGAGCACAGACGGTTTGCCACACCAGTAGACCAGTATCTGGACAACTCaccccaaagacaattcgccccggacGATTAGCCCCCGAATCTACTAAGCTTATAAtgttcttgctgtttgttttctacCGGGATTTTCTACGAACGATTCAATACTATGTTGTTTACTTCTCACAAACGTTTCTCCGCTGTGTTGAAATTAAAGTGCTTAATTTCGAAGTGAAGGCGAAGGAGAGGTTAGTTGGCTCAGTTGAGATGCAGTCAGAAATATGCACACGCAGGTGGAGCGTGTTGCTCGAACAAAACAATCATACGTAAATTTCCTTCTGGTTTGAAATCAATCCTTTTGAAAGTTGGAGCACAGAGCACTCGCGAAATCGAGCGGCGAAGCTGCGAGACGAGAAAGTGAGCCTGCTCTAATCTCcgcaaaattttcatttccgCCCAGGAAACCGCAGAGAAAATaaaccaaataattttcataacaACATGCTATAGGTCGTAGATAACGTTTTTCCGTAGAAAAACCGTCAATGTAAACGAGCACATGCCTTCATGTAGTTCATGGCTTGAAGGAATATTGTGCATTTTCTAGTCAACTAATAACCGACTATTGGGGGCTAATCgtccggggcgaattgtctttAGGGCGAGTTGTCTGACATTCCAGTAGACCTGTTGGCCGCGAAATCCATGCTTTTCTCGACTCTCTCGGCAAGATTGAAGGCTACAGGATTTTCAATgtgtttataataaaaataattttatttgagagcgtttctgtcttattttgtgTATTCGATATAAGTTTTGGGGCACGGTCTTATGGAAAAATAGCGAGGTTGTTTAATTTGTCCACAGGAGAGAAAAAAGTGAATGTTGTTTTTAGCCTCTTCTATGAGAGAGAATGTATGGAAAAAGAATCGATCGAGTCAAGTCTAAATACCATCTACCttagttgtttacttggtcttctctgcagatcaaaatggccaatttgatcGATTTGAAAGATTTTGCGTGCCACGGGCGATTTGTTACCCGGTCTCAGCAGCGTTGTAGTAAATCATTTCTGCTACCAGACATCGAAATCTCTTCCTTCTCTTTGTCTGGCCCGTTATGTTTTAATCGGCAAGCGAGAAAACGAAACAATTTGGCAAAGGAAAGGGTTGCAAACGTGTCGCTCGGTGTAGTAGAACATCATGTAACGTACACGAAGTGTCCGCCCCTGGATATTacagttattattaattttttttttggcgaccaaaattttttttattgcgacCATTTTGTAATTGAAGgtcgccaaaaggcgacttTTTAAAAAAGTGAGCTTTGAGCGCTGTTGACATAAATGAAATTTTCGACGGAAGCAAACATCCagaggaaaagaaaagtgaaatttgCGGCGTTAATTATTGCGAAGATATTTTTGACGTTTTGGTGAAAGAAGATGAAAAAATCAAAGTTGGAGAGAAGCgttccttcttcttttctccTGTTCATCCAGAACAGACCACCGCTACTTTGCGTTTCTTCAGCACTAACAACAAGAACACACAATTTGTCACTGACCCCGGTGTCTTTGCAGAAAATGTGGGATTTCAAATTACTACCCCTGATACTACGAAAGGCCTTCGCCGCAACATCGAGCTCAGCGTTTATTTTGGCGGAACTGAGATAAAGGTTACAGCCACTGACGTCAATTCTGGGACTTTTGCCAAAGCGGCATTAAGACTGGTAACGAAAAACCTATCATAGTATATCGTGGAAAAAAACCGAATGAAATTTATTCGATCAAGTTTGAAATAATGGCAccagttttctttttacaattatttgcaACATTATGGATAGTATAAAAAACTTAGGAGAGATTGCACATCTTTAGCACATTTAATGCCACAAAAGAAGAATTAACAAACGTAAAAATCCAAATTGAAGGAATACTTACAGGAAAAAATTATAGGGAAGGAAGGTAGACTTATTAAAGTACACAAGCCTGAAAGACTTTTTCACTCAGCGTTTTACAAAACTTGCCCTTTTAGCGAGTATAAGTGAATTTATTTCACGTTTAaatatgaaataataaaattaaaaacgacCTTGATTTTTATcaagtaataaaaaagaaaggtCTTCATTGAGTCCTTGAACGGCACATTGATCTCTCAAAATGACTGATTACCCCCACTGGTTTGTTCACAATGTAGAACACAAAGCCACGATGTTGCATGTGACCTCACTGTCAGAATTCATTGAAACTCACGTGCCTCATCCGAAGCCTTCAGCGTTGTTCTGGTGAAGAGTGTTAACTAGTCACGTGCTGGTCACGTTCCTTCTCTAGATTCGTGGTCTGTAGCCTGAGTCCTTTTTGGAGTTGGTCGTCGCGTAAAAACTTTGTTTGTTAACCAGATTACAATGGAAAATACGCGCACTGGTACTTGACTAGAAAACCACAAGACAAATGGATTTTTCTCACTGAGCCGTCCGTATGCAAATGACAATGGCCACTTACTgaaaaatagggagcttaagcaaccacgacgacgacggcaacaaaaaccccacaaatttgcatatttgacaatgaaaaacaatatttttgcacgctttgcacgtgcatttctctcttttgacattttgaggACGTCCTcattctttctacgacgtgaaatgacttgttttgcagttgtgtggacgacgtgagcatatgttcaattttgtccttttatgacccaagcgctggttccaatttaattccaggatagttagaacacatttttcaaacataatgactttaaataactgaaaaatgattgcagaaacgcgaagttacattttcagatgacgttcttgcttccgtcgacGACTTGtctgtttaagctccctaataactaAATTTAGGCCTCCTTCATCGGGAGGATTTTTTCAGAATAGTCACCCATACTCACAGAAAAACTAAAGGactgaaaaaaacaactgaaaaaggTGTGTGCTTCTTTTACAATAGAGATCCTGGACCTCTCCAGACAGAGACCGGAGAACGAAACAACGGATGATACAACACAAACGATAACCTAACCCTCAGTAAAACTAGTGTTTTGGAAGTAAAATTTAGTTTTACTTCCaaaacgtttcgagcgttagcccttcgtcagagcgaatgacggagggctaaagctcgaaacgtcagctctttcaaggtggtaattcaacctttataatcaactcgtttgataaaaccaaatttttgctttcatctctcccaccgacgcagcaccacagtttctttagaaactagaaatccacttAGTGTTTTGGTAGTGCGACGGGATTACTCAATCATATGAACTTCTCAGTTTTGGACAgtagcaaaacaaaaatagctTATTGAAGTCTCTACTTACAATGTTTCTGCTACTTTGGCCTCATTTCCACTGATTATATAGAGAGGAAATAGAAGGGCAAACACACAACCACTAAGCGGGGAAAAGCAAAAAATTCGGTTAGTGAAGCTGCATCAATCAGAACGTGGCTAGATTTAAGGGCATGAGCTCAAAATATCAACTTTGTAATCTTTTTGTAGTGTAAATTCTATCTTTATCAAATTTCACCGCTCACCAATAAGCacttccttgaaaaaaaaaatacagcttCATTGCAATTTTTGGTCATCCAAATTTGGTAGCAGAGCTATATAACTTGATTAATTACATGGTTCATAGAGCTGTTTCCAAATACTGTCAACAGTAGTTAGACGATTGTGCTTGCTTCACTttgtagggagcttaagcaaccacgacgccGACGGCAACAAAAGgcacacaaatttgcataattgacaatgaaaaacagtatttttgcacgctttgcacgtgcatttttcattttttgacattttgtagacgttctcgttctttctacgacgtgaaatgacttgttttgcagttgtgtggacgacgtgaacatatgatgacaaatgttcaattttgtcctctaatgtcccaagcgctggttccaatttaattccaggatagtgagaacacatttttcaagcataatgagtttgaataattgaaaaatgattgcattttcagatgacgctctcgctttcgtcgtcgtcgtcgtgtttgcttaagctccctagtgacTGGCGTAAAACTCTCACGCCAGTATTTCAACCAAAAACAAACCCAAAATCGATCGCACCTTGTACGTAGGCGGGATTTTTTCTGTGATTTGAGCAAGTTATAGGCAATTGATTGGGAGATTGTAGTGGTTTGAGTGATTGGCTTTTcaacagccatttgaaaactgctgtatGACAAACAGTGGGTGGCATCagtaaaaatgccaaaacattCAGACTGACCTGATAATGAAGGTAGGTGCAAGTGATGTTAGGGCAGCCATAGGAAGACCAAAGCCAACAAAATAAGGCCAGTTCGATTCCACATACGAGAGACGCTTAGGTGCTGTCCATCCTATGAGAACGAAAATTTCTAATCAACCACAGGTCGTTTGGAGACTGGAAAGGACCATCCACAGGATAAAAGACTGAGATTTGATAGCGCTTATATACTAGAAAAGACCTTTTTCTGCCCGTTATTGCTCAAACTGATTGAGCAACTTGCTTGACAACACAAGAGATGAGTAGAAAGCAGAAACAACAACTTATAGCAGGgaagtttgaaagaaataaaaagaaccTGTTGCAATCTTCTACAAGTCTACCTACAATTAAGTTAGTTTTCTTTAAAGTACCTACaaagtaaaatttatttttgcatAAATCTAAAAATATACTGTTTGAATATTCCAAAGTTTGTGAAGCCTACAATtactaaaataaattattgattttacaTTGACCACAAACTTGAGCTATTTTACCATTAAAACACGTATTTGATGGACAGGGGACTGGATCCAAATTAATTGTGAAATTCCATTGCTTGATGTCAGTTTGTGTGTTCAAACacaaaaactgacgtcaatctTTGATGTCAAAAGAAAGTTTGGCCTCGTGATTCAAATGCCATCTTAGGAGGTAAAATCCCTCAACTTAGCATGCTATTTAAATTAACAATTCTCAATAAGCAGTGATACATTCGCACTTTATAATCCTCCAGTCAAAATAAACTTTATACTGTAATACAGGGCACTAAGAAACACACACCAATTTTAAGTACTAAGAAGAACCGTCCAGTCAGGTTGAGACTGAAACTCAGTCCACGTAgactacaccagcctgactcAACGAGGAAGGCAACAAGGAGTTTTCCCCAGATGGTCTCCCATAATTTATAGCCCAAGAGGGCTTTACTTCAGGGTACAGATGGGGACCATTGTCTCTCTTTAGTGCAAGTCATACTCTCAACAGAAGTGCCTATGAACTTTTCTCAGAGGCTGACTATGACTTTATTTTACTTAAAATTGATATCATGATAGAAAGACATCTCTTGCCTGCACAACTCTGATTAGTAGcattttacaaatttaaatgaaACCTCCCCTTGAATTTCTGAGGAGGTGGCAGAAATTCTGGCCAATGAAACCTTGGATTAAAAATTGCATGTCTTTGTATCATGCACATATTTCCCACTCACCCATATTCACCCATTTATATTCAAAGGTATACAAGGAATAAAGAAGGCACATATGGCAAAAGCCAAGAGTTGGACCCACTACAGGAATGAAGCTAACTAGCATAGCCTGaaacacaaaacacaaaaaccaTCATTCATTGCAAatttaaatgaaaacaaaagaatatttaaaaagtGGCCATTTTGTAGAGACTTTTTGTGTGACCTcatagcagccatgttggtgtcccaaaCTAAATCCCTGGGAATTGCACCTCAgttttatgcaaaattttcCTCTTGTGGCACAAAATCAACATGGGCGCTGGTCACACGGGTGAAAACACTATACAGAGCTTGATGGTTATTGCAGTTTTGACAAATTATGTGAAAGTCAATCTGTGAGACAAATAACTTATGCAGTAATAGTAAGCAAGATCACCCAGATGGTTAGAATCTATCGGGTCACTGCTGGGTTCAAACTTTTTCAAGGGTATATAGAATTAATGTGAGGTTTAAAGTCAATGGCAATGCAGTCAGAGAAACTGTccattgttcttgttgtttggataCAGTTCTTCTTTGTTAGTATCTAAATACACCAAGGTTAGAATTgccaatataaaaaaaaagactctaaaccctaaccctaaccctaaccaaaaCCCTAAACCTCTAGGATGTTCATTTGGCATTGGAGATCAGAGAATTCTCCTGCTGCTATACAGAATTCCCTggctaaattttgcttgttcCTGAGAAAACTTTGCCCTTCCATAATAATCCTCCTGTTAATTTGCCGTATGCTCCTGTTACTCCAATTCTTAAAGAAAACCCTGCTCCTCCACCAAACAATTGATACAGTTTTTTTGACAACTACTTTCTTGATTTCCTCAAACCTAAATGCATGTATACCCATGCCAATCAATATTTCAATGTTGACCAAgaattactaataataataatattaaaacaaacatTACCTGAACAAGAAAAAACAGCTGCAGtaagaaactaaagaaaaaatcTGCCACCATTTTGCTGATATGAGAAGACAGACTAAAAGAGAACATTTTCCAGAAATGTGAACATTAGACATTTGCCATACAAAACGATATACAATAAAGAACTACCAATCTTTGACCCTTAGTACTTTTCAAAGATATTCCAA
Above is a genomic segment from Acropora muricata isolate sample 2 chromosome 1, ASM3666990v1, whole genome shotgun sequence containing:
- the LOC136918532 gene encoding etoposide-induced protein 2.4 homolog isoform X2; translation: MKEILSKILQCCVLNGGIFWMSIFLFENYIIPGLQICTQLIFNILSGAAPHQSLWLWRWMGPFLSYLFSALWVLPLYWLSKPLNSLYYQEIADSAYRNIRGRPLGFLTTFSNESLSSHISKMVADFFFSFLLQLFFLVQAMLVSFIPVVGPTLGFCHMCLLYSLYTFEYKWVNMGWTAPKRLSYVESNWPYFVGFGLPMAALTSLAPTFIISGCVFALLFPLYIISGNEAKVAETFQVPVRVFSIVIWLTNKVFTRRPTPKRTQATDHESREGT